One Glycine max cultivar Williams 82 chromosome 8, Glycine_max_v4.0, whole genome shotgun sequence genomic window, TACTTTGCATTGTGGAGTATGTGATGTATCCAATATTTCCTCATATTGcttcatcatatatataattattattctcaATAAGaatctctccctctctctctcatgtCATGGTACTTTTGGATTTCATCTCTTAAAACTTGTTGTAGGTAATGGACTATGCATCCCTCCCACACTTCTGTAGAAAAGAAGATTCCAAGTCTTCCAAACATCATGCATTAGGAAAAACTGGAAATTGTTTCTCCTTCAATCACGCTTTCCATCAACAACTCTACAATCACATCAAGCAACAATCCATCATTGTGGAGTCAATTTCACCAATCAGACATGGGTCCTTCTATGTAGAGATACAAGAGTCAGACCCTGATGATGCCAAAATAGCCAAGACCATAGAAACTGAGTTCCACAAATTGGAGAATCAGAAGAATGGCTTTAGCAACTCACTAAATGGTCTGACAGTTAATGGCCATTGAAAGCAATGCTACTAAAGCTACTAGTAACTGTGTTTTTTGGCCTGTCCTGAGCcacttttatttgttgattactTTATCATCCCTTTTGGATAAGGAGGGTTATACTTGTGAGGTCAAACTTATAGCCGGTTATTAGATGTAATATTGTAATGTTTACATCAAGTCCATGCAAAAATCTTCCCACTCTTATATCTTTATGGCATGCACTTGAAGCATTATGCAAACTCTCCCCACCCatgcaaatattaattaaaatacgaTAAAATACTTTTATGAAGAATAAATTCTAAACTGCAGAGATATAAGTTCACATCAACCCTGACGTGCATGGAGAGACTAGTTCATGCAaccaaaaataatcaaatgaatTTTGATGCTTTCAAGtccaaattaacaatttttattttttatgattattaaattattcaaaagatCTTGGtaggatttttctcaaaaatctgCAATAAGCATACagaataaagaaatataacatCACTGTCTGCAATTGGAGCCTACAATGCTGAAGCAAAACAGAGGAAAAAATTTGTCTCCTAGTACTCCTAACCTTATCAAAGTATGGCTGAAATCTATGACGCATGTTTCATGAACCTATGTCCAAACTTCAATATCTTTCCCTCAATGACTCATACAAAAATTTCCTAGTATCTGTATAAATTAAACAACTTTGAGCCAGCGGCCCCAAGAAAAATCAGTTACAATGTTGAATTGTCAAAATATCTCACGTTTCATTCTTAAATGTTAAAACTTGCtcttttcacaatttttataaCTCTACTTACATGATTATACCAGCCACTTCACAGACTGGTATtaaagagaatatatatatatatatatatatgtatatatatatatatatatatatatatatatgaagaaacACTGGAATTCAAAAGATgccaattgactaataacttcATAACAAAGCAAACAGATAACCCAAGTACTCTAAACAAATTTCAATTAACTAGATTTTtcaatgaaagagagaaaaatgttgCAAAATGTGTCCATTGTAACAGATTCAGAGAGTCAAGCATAATTAACTTTGCCTAAGTAGAATTCCCAACAAGCATGTAGAAAACTACGTGGCATTGTTATTTTACCAGTCTTACAATGTTTATACTTTACATATAAACTGACAAAAGTTGTTTGTCCCTAGAATGGTGAGATTTCAGAACAGAAATTATAATATGTAAGTATTTGCTTTTatagagatttaaaaaaaaacaaactctgAAGGAAGAAATGTAGCTTATTTGCAACCTACTGCTACAATCACTGTTGATGTAAACAGGACAAAAGAGAATGCATACCTCATTGATGACTAACATTTGCCCATTGCTTTTCTTTACCTTCTTTAACTTTCTCAAGAAGTCAAcgcaaaaattaaaatgaaaaagaaaatgtggtGAATAGTTATGCTTTTTCAGAAATacaaaacatttcaattattcaatgaataaataaaaagaaacatgatTTTGATCTCATCCAAAATGAGCAATGCAAAAACTTGTGACAGCACATGATAGACAACATTATTATCCCAGGCTTAAAGGGAGAGATACCATCACAGATTCATGTAAAGCTATTTGGTGATGTAAAGCAGCACCAAAGTGACCTTTCTTGCATTGCCAGAAAACATCAAACATATGTGTGATCAGCAATACATTAAAAAGCTAGCAGTCTTgtgatgaaaattttaaattttttatatttacttttttgctATTTTAGTCCTTGGAAACAAGGATGAATACTAAATTGATTAGAATCCTTCTCTAAGGATTAGAATCTTCCCACTCTTGTACCTTTATGGCACGCACTTGAAGCATTATGCAAACTCTCCCCACCGAAgtcaatattaaaataaaatacaataaaatacttttatgaagaataaattctaaattgattaagaaaagaCATTTTGCTATTTTAGTTCTGTACTCTCGGAAACAAGGATGAAAATATTCGGTCAATAactcaactaattttatttccAGAAGACCAATAACAAAACATCATGGGAATCTAGACAAAAATACATGTCAAGGCAAATTATCCTACAAGAAAGAGGCCCCTAAAATTTACAGGCATAATGAAGAGAGCAAAAAAAGGGAACAGCATCCCAACAAAGATCAATTGGCATGTTCACTGTCGTGAGGCCAATTATTAGAATATCCATATATGTTCATTTGACTAGGCATATTGTGCTGAAACTGCTGCATTTGATGAAACGGATTATGTTGGTTGAACTGCTGCATGGGTTGTGCATGTCGTATTTCATGTGGTTGCGCTGCAAAATTTGGTGGAGGAGGAACCCAATTATGTTGATCAATGCAGGGAGTAACAATCGTGTTAATGTCCTCTAAGGTTATGTCATGAatgcttttccttttcctctcttTCTTTGGGTTATTCTTGCGTTTGAAGTATTTTTGAGCATGACTTGCAACTTGAAATGGATTTTTTGATGGAACAAATTTCTGTAAAATATATGTCCAACTTTTCTTTCCAACATTCTCAAGCCCAAGGAGAAACGAAATGTGTTGTTATCTGGTCCAATGTGTGTATTTCTTGCAAGGAACCGATCGGGATGAGTCACCGGCTAACATGACACGATTGGACTCCATATTCTGCGGAAGCAAGTGGTGTTGGTGGCTGATCAGTGCATGGACCTGACCAGATGCAATGCCATTGAATGTCTCCTCCGGTGACTCGTGTGGTGCTGGAACCCGAGCTGTAGGGGCACATGTAGCAGAAACCAAATTGGCAAAAGTATAAACCCTCTGAGGTGCAGGAGCATGAACTCTAGGAGGGGAAGGAACCTGAACCCGTCCAGAAATAAGAGGAGTAACAGGAATAATAGGATTAGGAACTCTCTCAGGGGAAGAATCTTCAGTGCCAAGAACCATCAAGAACTCATCTAAATCTTGCATGTCAAAATCGAAGTGGACTGAATTCAAGACTACGTTTGCTGCGTCTTCTTTGTAGCATGGTATGTTCTTTGCCCACTGATCATCTTTTTCCTTAAACCACTGCTCATCTTCCTTGTCATAATAGAAAGCTTGTTCATCAAGGAACTCAATgacattctttttttatttgtgagacattcttttcttttgcttttttcttgtggttttcttgattttctttttcttctttcttttgtgaTTTTCTTGATTTCAATTTATCCTGTTATATTGAgagagaaattttaaaatttgcctCCAAAGATCAGAGTCAATTATGATTGATTATTTAATGAGTAAGTTGCTTCAAGACTTTAAGATTTCAAAAGgcgcctttccttttttataccCGTTTCAGTATGTTATAATTTAGGCAAATCTATTATTAACTAaatctgcattttttttatgtcaatGAGAATAGTTTCAAAATAGTATTATTccaaagtaaagataaaattttacaatatgAAATACACTCAAAGAATTAACATATTAGTttgatgaatttttaaatttataaatttattttaaaaagttcttAAAATTTAGATAGGGAAAATATCACAGTTTGAATTCTTATGATCAAAGAAGTTTTGGATAATATATCTTTAGTTAAATATCTTTTGGTgagatatatgattttttaaggcACCTtagggtaaaaaaataaaaatgagtattACAgtccttattttaattatttataacaattATAGATAACCACAATAGTTTTTAAtctcttataataattatatataacaatactaTTTCcattatttataagaattatttacattaattactattaattattatttataggtttaattgtatttttctttttccaatagGGTTGTGAGTTGAGtaaccatttatttataattttctctttataataaaatatttgcagcatCCAAAGATGTAGATACAATTGATGGAAGTCTACTATTAATCTTGtgtttgtaaaatatttatcttattgtcattctaaatttttatcatgaaaatttataaaatataaaacatgtaTCTTTCATCTCATCCTATTGTCATTCtcaactaattatattttttttatttcaatattagttataaattatgagTACTATTGGGTATATGAAACAATtggaagaaaattattttatgttaattagtgATTTTAAGTTcaagttttaaatatatagttaaataattgtattaaatatttaaaaaagttttgCTATCGGTCTTGTCTCACATAAGAAATAAATGCGGTTTGTggagaaaaaataatgatataaattaCGAGTACCGTCTTTATTCTTCATAAATTAATGAGTGAGATATTTATATATCTTATTGTTATTTACCTTTGAGTTGTTCTTTTCATTatacaattataatattaaaatattttatcttttcatctatatattttaatttattatattttctaaaaagtgAACATGTACACTATATATTTACACATTTTgtgaaataaaacaaacaacttaaaaatttataatcgtgttttattttactaaagttTCTCCTACATAACATGAGTTAAAATTACTCCCtaatcaaaactttttttttgaaagacacTAATCAAAACCTTTTTATCAATGGTTaaagtttcttattttcttaaaatatttactttaaaataattaaaatataatcataaaataatggCACCTTCTCACCTATGCAGCAAATATAACAGGCATTTAATGATATAGATTTAGATTAAACTCCATAATagcaatgtaaaaaaaaaacgattCCACAGTAAACACGGTACACTTCACCACACAAGAACACAGCCTCtcctctaaaaaaacaaaacatgaccaaagagaaaataaaaaaagaaaaaacactgcACACACTTCACAGTGTTCACTCTCGCAAGTTGCAAGGTGCAATCACTTCCACACTCACTCACTTGCCGTCATTCtcgttctttttcttcttcaaaaaagCTTCGAGCTTTAGCGTTTGTACGATGATGGGTAGCGGCGACACGTCTTCTTCTTCGGACTTCTTCTGCCGCCGCCATGTGTTCCTCTGCTACAAGAACCCCGCCGTGTGGCCGCCGCGCATTGAGGCTGCTGAATTTGATCGCCTGCCAAGGTATCTCCACGCCGCCATCAATGCCAGAAAGCCTCATATCAAGAAAgaggttgtttgcttttgttttgGCCTCATAgttttttggtttggtttggtgtcttttgttttgtatttttaatcttttttttttttgtttaaaagatGATTCTTTTTTGGTAGCTAGGGAGAGAAGGAGAGTGAGAAAggttgttcttgtttgttctaCCAAGGGGCAATGTACTAGTTTTGGGATCTTTTGCTGCTTTATATATTGGTTCCTTTTTTTTGCCTAAGACTATTTATGGATGTCTAAGTGTGATTGGAATGGAATGGAGTGTGGTTGAAAGTAATGGAACAGGATAGAATCTAGTCAACATTctgttgtttaattatttttatgatatatccCCTAGTCCGAGTTTCTGATGCTCGGTATCTATGATGAATTAGCGTTTGACTCTTGACTAGTGGATACCCTGGCTTCCAAAACCAAccaataaatcatttttatgattgaatgatgAAATGGAAGGGCTTCAGCCCCATACTTGGGGAAGTAAATGTAAAGTATTGGATGGAATGGAACAGAATGGAATGACTTTTGTTATACTT contains:
- the LOC100786570 gene encoding uncharacterized protein, with protein sequence MTGLKFSALNQLRLLTALSTIDDLNYLEKTDTYYIVNVPYVFSACWKVVKPLLQERTRRNIQVLQGCGKEELLKVMDYASLPHFCRKEDSKSSKHHALGKTGNCFSFNHAFHQQLYNHIKQQSIIVESISPIRHGSFYVEIQESDPDDAKIAKTIETEFHKLENQKNGFSNSLNGLTVNGH